A window of the Salvelinus fontinalis isolate EN_2023a chromosome 14, ASM2944872v1, whole genome shotgun sequence genome harbors these coding sequences:
- the LOC129810644 gene encoding zinc finger and BTB domain-containing protein 7A-like: MSSGAGGRGGRRLRGGGGGEAAEEGPVGIPFPEHSADILGSLNKQRLSGLLCDVLLITQEREFTAHRSVLASCSSYFHKLFTSGPTASQQNVYTIDFVAAEALGALLDFAYTATLTVSHSSVGDILAAARLLEIPPVQEVCTHLLDTKVLSPPAGSERGEEEEDDDDEGEGGKGGGGWGQQGNRLRAREYLEYFQRGAHWSSSCSTPELRDMPTHLHFNHGNGAHSNGAPGGPSEYCSPLDLAQAPTQDPDDEDEEEDEEDEVKVEHSENHRDMLTWARGNGGGPGASFYAPAQNGHFYLPTEPKLEPEEEEEEDGMRDGERGSASALLQQMMDSIERQKERAAAGEDPGEGEDPDVEFYLNYFNSTQHEDAAVSQGLLPLWATRGGSSQDRGGGGRGGRGGEERGGGGGERKMRSKAFQKCPICSKVIQGAGKLPRHIRTHTGEKPYECAICKVRFTRQDKLKVHMRKHTGEKPYLCTQCGAAFAHNYDLKNHMRVHTGLRPYQCSSCFKTFVRSDHLHRHLKKDGCNGIPSRRGRKPRVRDPGLLEASMGLVGPGPRSGRERRRMEAASAEGASRVHAHSPQPQESPEEPGH, encoded by the exons ATGTCGTCGGGAGCCGGTGGGAGGGGTGGGCGGCGGCTCAGGggtggggggggaggggaggCGGCGGAGGAAGGTCCAGTGGGCATCCCCTTCCCCGAGCACAGCGCAGACATCCTGGGCAGTCTGAACAAGCAGCGCCTCAGCGGCCTGCTGTGCGATGTGCTCCTGATCACCCAGGAGAGGGAGTTCACTGCCCACCGTTCGGTCCTGGCCTCCTGCAGCTCCTACTTCCACAAGTTGTTCACCTCGGGCCCAACCGCCAGCCAGCAGAACGTCTACACCATAGACTTTGTGGCGGCCGAGGCCCTGGGCGCCCTGCTGGACTTTGCCTATACAGCCACGCTAACAGTCAGTCACAGCTCCGTGGGAGACATCCTGGCTGCCGCCCGCCTGCTGGAGATCCCGCCCGTCCAGGAAGTCTGCACTCACCTGCTGGACACCAAAGTGCTCTCCCCGCCG GCGGGCAGTGagcgaggagaggaagaggaggatgatgatgatgagggggagggagggaagggtggaggaggaTGGGGGCAGCAGGGGAATCGACTGCGGGCCCGGGAGTATCTAGAATATTTCCAGAGAGGGGCCCACTGGAGCAGCAGCTGCAGCACGCCAGAGCTCAGGGACATGCCCACACACCTGCACTTTAACCATGGCAATGGGGCCCACAGCAACGGGGCCCCCGGGGGCCCCAGCGAGTACTGCTCTCCCCTGGACCTTGCCCAGGCCCCCACACAGGACCCagatgatgaggatgaggaggaggacgaggaggacgaAGTGAAGGTGGAGCACTCTGAGAATCACAGGGACATGCTGACCTGGGCCAGGGGGAACGGAGGGGGGCCAGGGGCCTCTTTCTACGCCCCAGCCCAGAACGGCCACTTCTACCTCCCCACGGAGCCCAAACTGGAgccggaggaggaagaggaggaagatggcatgcgggatggggagagaggcTCGGCCAGCGCCCTCCTGCAGCAGATGATGGACTCCATCGAGAGGCAGAAGGAGCGGGCCGCGGCCGGGGAGGACCCAGGGGAGGGGGAGGACCCGGACGTGGAGTTTTACTTGAATTACTTTAACAGCACGCAGCATGAGGACGCCGCCGTCTCACAGGGACTGCTGCCCCTCTGGGCGACACGGGGAGGCTCCAGCcaagatagagggggaggagggaggggaggaagaggaggagaagagagaggagggggcggaggggagaggaagatgcGCTCCAAGGCCTTCCAGAAGTGCCCCATCTGCTCCAAGGTCATCCAGGGTGCAGGCAAGCTACCCCGCCACATCCGCACGCACACGGGAGAGAAGCCCTACGAGTGTGCCATCTGCAAAGTGCGCTTCACCAG GCAGGACAAGCTCAAGGTTCACATGCGTAAGCATacgggagagaagccttacctGTGTACGCAGTGTGGTGCTGCGTTTGCCCACAACTACGACCTGAAGAACCACATGCGCGTGCACACAGGCCTGCGGCCCTACCAGTGCTCCAGCTGCTTTAAGACTTTTGTGCGTTCAGACCACCTGCACCGCCATCTCAAGAAGGACGGCTGCAACGGTATCCCCTCCCGCCGGGGCCGCAAGCCTCGGGTACGGGACCCCGGGCTCCTGGAGGCCTCCATGGGGCTGGTGGGCCCCGGCCCTCGCAGTGGCAGGGAGAGACGGCGCATGGAGGCAGCCTCGGCAGAGGGGGCCTCCAGGGTCCATGCACACAGTCCCCAACCCCAGGAGAGCCCAGAGGAGCCGGGGCActga